Proteins encoded in a region of the Gigantopelta aegis isolate Gae_Host chromosome 13, Gae_host_genome, whole genome shotgun sequence genome:
- the LOC121387261 gene encoding uncharacterized protein LOC121387261 yields the protein MSSALYRQRRVLIPALPQTRADVILEEPWTQTNDGRRYLLFSDGNEDNMLVFSTDEQIVALQAAESIFMDGTFSSCPALWNQLYIIHAMDGTTMYPLVFALLPDKQRITYIRLFSLLKNEVQQLLNQPLAPSKVQTDFEMAAIQAVETEFPQAEVKGCFFFTLHRPFGGKLKNWVLLFCTKKIQLYRHGFGGLLDYHFCPLHKYRMHG from the coding sequence ATGAGCAGTGCACTGTACAGACAGAGACGAGTTCTGATACCTGCCCTACCACAGACTAGAGCCGATGTCATCCTAGAAGAACCATGGACACAGACAAATGACGgaagacgctacctgttatttAGCGATGGAAATGAAGATAACATGCTTGTGTTCTCTACAGATGAGCAAATCGTAGCTCTACAGGCTGCAGAATCCATTTTTATGGACGGAACTTTCTCTTCTTGTCCAGCATTGTGGAACCAATTATACATCATCCATGCTATGGACGGAACCACTATGTATCCCCTTGTGTTTGCTCTTCTTCCCGATAAACAGAGGATAACATACATTAGACTGTTCAGTTTGTTGAAAAAtgaagttcaacaattattaaaCCAACCCCTTGCTCCAAGTAAAGTTCAGACTGATTTTGAGATGGCTGCAATCCAGGCAGTTGAGACGGAGTTTCCGCAAGCTGAAGTAAAAGGGTGcttttttttcactttacaCAGGCCATTTGGAGGAAAACTCAAGAACTGGGTCTTGCTGTTTTGTACAAAGAAGATCCAGCTGTACAGACATGGATTCGGAGGGCTGCTGGACTACCACTTTTGCCCATTGCACAAGTACAGGATGCATGGTTAG